From Halobacteriovoraceae bacterium, one genomic window encodes:
- a CDS encoding 3'-5' exonuclease produces MTDSSSKKLISEMNFCVFDLETTGGNHKTDKIIEIGLVKIRGLKVIAEKNLLINPEIKIPDFIQKLTSISQKDVKDKLTIEEVIDEILEFMENDVLVAHNTSFDIPFFNSVLSRLGRAPLQNPSICTNLMTKYLIPNLMNSNLKYMSYIFKIKHKKAHRALDDAKATAQLLLKYLEIFINKDIRKINHLYYPRNKYELDRANYTNDTPLSEVITKIKNIQIPMLITVKGDNGVILFSIPIENVEEELDFIHSELKNLDWKNITLKLYGPFIEAFIHFSNHFNKMTPEIRERVVDFFWQVHLKEKRPKHFNNETIDKTLFEEILKIDHTVGEFMIMNHLVPDQYIIYPVCSITQKSELVFRFPDHKKKLIQYIKSKSNRMANNRIKKTQMPIDLKNFIHYYILKKSRKTNDIFFFGGADVHNNMKGFFNELDHFLSKNPNSYQYPSKYI; encoded by the coding sequence TTTCTGTGTTTTTGATCTTGAAACGACGGGTGGAAATCATAAGACTGATAAAATCATTGAAATTGGGCTGGTTAAAATTCGTGGTTTAAAAGTAATCGCAGAGAAAAATTTGTTGATAAATCCTGAGATAAAAATCCCGGATTTCATTCAAAAATTAACCTCAATTTCTCAAAAAGATGTGAAGGACAAGCTTACGATTGAAGAAGTTATTGATGAAATTCTTGAGTTTATGGAAAATGATGTACTTGTTGCACATAATACATCTTTTGATATTCCGTTTTTTAATTCTGTTCTCTCAAGGCTTGGAAGGGCCCCTTTGCAAAACCCAAGCATTTGCACAAACTTGATGACCAAGTATCTTATACCAAATCTTATGAATTCGAATTTAAAATATATGAGTTATATTTTCAAAATCAAGCATAAGAAGGCCCATAGAGCGCTTGATGATGCCAAGGCAACGGCCCAATTGCTTTTAAAATATCTTGAAATATTTATTAATAAAGATATAAGAAAGATTAATCATCTTTACTACCCAAGAAATAAATATGAACTTGACCGGGCCAATTATACAAATGATACGCCACTCTCTGAAGTTATTACTAAGATAAAAAACATACAGATTCCTATGCTTATAACGGTGAAGGGTGATAATGGTGTTATTCTTTTTTCAATTCCAATTGAAAATGTGGAAGAAGAGTTAGACTTTATTCATAGTGAGCTAAAAAATTTAGACTGGAAAAACATCACGCTCAAACTCTATGGACCTTTTATAGAAGCATTTATTCATTTTTCAAATCATTTTAATAAAATGACACCTGAAATAAGGGAGAGAGTTGTTGATTTTTTCTGGCAAGTTCATTTGAAGGAAAAGCGACCTAAACATTTTAACAATGAAACGATAGATAAGACATTATTTGAAGAAATATTAAAAATTGATCATACTGTGGGTGAATTTATGATTATGAATCATTTAGTACCCGACCAGTATATCATTTATCCTGTTTGTTCTATTACACAAAAGTCTGAGTTAGTTTTTAGATTTCCTGATCATAAGAAAAAACTCATTCAATATATAAAGTCTAAATCAAACCGAATGGCCAACAACAGAATAAAAAAAACGCAAATGCCAATCGATCTCAAAAACTTTATTCACTACTATATTCTAAAAAAATCGCGAAAAACAAATGATATATTCTTCTTTGGTGGGGCGGATGTTCATAACAATATGAAGGGATTTTTTAACGAACTTGATCATTTTCTATCTAAGAATCCAAATTCCTATCAATATCCCTCCAAATATATTTAA